GCGACCGCAGTGCGCGCGACAGGGTGGTGGGTAGAAGCAGTCCTTCGCGATTCCGCCAGGCGGATACCACATCGATGCCCCGCCACCAGTGCCTCGGTCAAAGAGTTTGAGGCGAGCCGATTCGCCCCCTGGACGCCGGTGCCAGCAACTTCACCAATAGCGCTGAGACCTGACAGACTTGTTCTCCCATCAAGATCGGCGGCTATGCCACCGCAGTGATAGTGAGCACCGGGTCTAACTGGAATCAGATCGACGGTGGCGTCCACGCCGCGTTCGATGAGCATGGCGTGAATTGTTGGGAAGCGCTGTGGGAAGTCAGCAATCGAGCGGGCATCAAGATAAACGTGCTCTGAACCGGTGGCACGCATGCGCGCGATAATCTCGGCGGACACTACGTCACGGGGAGCTAAGTCTGCCTGCGGGTGACGGCTGCGCATGAAACGCTCACCGCGTTCGTCGATGAGAATCCCTCCCTCGCCGCGGACGGCTTCGGAGATGAGAACATCTTTTCCACCGCTTCGCGGGACAGCCAGGACCGTTGGATGAAACTGCATAAATTCAATATCGCGAGTCGCAGCACCAGCGCGCAACGCCATGGCCAAGCCATCGGCGGTAGCCACATCCGGATTGGATGTCAGCGTCCACAGGGCGCCGGAGCCGCCGGCGGCTAGCACGACTTCATCGGCAAGCCAGCGTCCAACCTGTCCATTGTGAAGCACGCGCGCACCGCAAACGGTCCCATCCGCGGTAGTCAATAAATCAACGGCACGGGTGTGCGGGATAATGCGGATTCCCCGTGCTGCAGCGGCGCGCAGCAGCGTGGATTCGACTTCCCACCCTGAGCTATCGCCGGCGTGAACAATCCGGCGGAAACGGTGACCACCTTCGAGGTGAAGGTCATCGTCAAAGCGTGCACCGTGCGAAACCAGTCGCTTAATCGCCTCGCCGGCCTGGTGGACGAGCTCGCTGATCCGATCGCGTGCGCCATGGAATGCCCCGGCGGCCATTGTGTCCTCAATGTGCGAGGCGAATGAGTCTTCTGGGGAAGTAACCGCCGCCAGACCGCCCTGCGCCCACGCGGTCGAGCTATCAGCGGGCTTGGCCCGGGTAATTATGGTTACGCAGCGGTCGGGATTAGTCTCCACAATCCCAAGGGCTGCGGATAAACCGGCAGCTCCCGAGCCGATGATGAGCACGTCGGTGGTTTCAACAAAGGCATCACTTGGGGTTGCAAGTTCCATTGTCATGGGCGCCTACTCGCCTCCGCCGGGATTACCTATTGGAATCATGCGCTCGACGGCGCTGCGTGCTACCGCCGCGATTTCCTCATCGACGAATACCTCATCGCGGCCATAGCGCAAGCAATCCAGCAACTTTTCGGGCGTGATCATCTGCATATAGGGGCATGCAGCCTGCGGATTGACCGGCATGAACTCCGTGGCGGGATTGGCCTTGCGCAGCTGGTGCAACATGCCAATCTCCGTGGCAACAAGGACGCGCTCACTTGTCGTTTTCTTCGCGGCCTCGAGCATCCCACCAGTCGATAAAATTTGCGTGGTCTCTCCTGGAATCTCTCCGGACTCAGCCATCCACAGCGCAG
This region of Corynebacterium casei LMG S-19264 genomic DNA includes:
- a CDS encoding L-aspartate oxidase, yielding MELATPSDAFVETTDVLIIGSGAAGLSAALGIVETNPDRCVTIITRAKPADSSTAWAQGGLAAVTSPEDSFASHIEDTMAAGAFHGARDRISELVHQAGEAIKRLVSHGARFDDDLHLEGGHRFRRIVHAGDSSGWEVESTLLRAAAARGIRIIPHTRAVDLLTTADGTVCGARVLHNGQVGRWLADEVVLAAGGSGALWTLTSNPDVATADGLAMALRAGAATRDIEFMQFHPTVLAVPRSGGKDVLISEAVRGEGGILIDERGERFMRSRHPQADLAPRDVVSAEIIARMRATGSEHVYLDARSIADFPQRFPTIHAMLIERGVDATVDLIPVRPGAHYHCGGIAADLDGRTSLSGLSAIGEVAGTGVQGANRLASNSLTEALVAGHRCGIRLAESRRTASTHHPVARTAVAPVGDAAAIRSVMDDYVGVVRNDTDLTTAINILTSLPKASAFNAATLDATNMAWAGLAIARAAQQRSESLGCHRRSDDVAATTTNYHYAGA